GATTTGGAAAGAGCACGTTGGAGGGTAGAGGAATCTGTATTGAAGAGAGATAGGCGGGGAAGGCTCTCGAGAGCACAATTGAATGCCTTTAATTTTTGAAAGGgtaaattgaattgaaaaatttatGATGACACAAATTTTTGTTACCGTTGGCAATCAATTGTCATATTTGATGAAACTATTCTTTTTTGGGTTGCTTTGGGCATCCAGCAGTTTTGCTCGGCACCCAGCAACGCGggtaaaaagattaaaatatgcTTCATCTTCatcgtttcttcttcttcttaggaagtgctttttcttcctcttttctctggtgcttcttcttcctctgttCTCCGGCGACGGTGCTTGTTCATCCTCTTTTGTCCGACAGTGCTTCTTCTTCCTGTTTTCTCCGTGGGTGGTTGGCTGGTTCGTCGTGGTCCTTGGTTGCTGCTGTGGTGCTTTTGTCTTCTTCGTGGCTGTTGTTCCTTTGGTCTTCTTGATCGCCTTTGAGGTTAGTGAATCCTTCTCCACATGTTTCTGCATTGTATTGTAGTGTTTTGGTTTGCATTGTTTGTGTGCCTTTCTGGTTGTTGGTTCTCCCATGCCCCTGCTTCTTCGTTCTCCCATGTCCCGTCCATGGATTGGAatccgtatgagtcatacggATTGCGAATCATATAAATAGTATTAGGAAACTTTGTGTCAGCTCTCAGCAAGTTCATTGCAGATCGATATTCATCAAATTATTCAGTTTCTGGATATCACGTGTATGAGTTCTGCAAGGTATTATGTGTCTGCTTTGGTAATTCTCTGAGTTTTGCATCAGGTATATTTGGCTTGTGCACTAGTGGtgctattttaaataaaatttcattgataaaaaataatcaacactTGTTACAGCCCATTTAGCCCTCATTGTATAGTTGTGAATTTGTGCATGTTTGTATATGGAGTCTAATACCCTTCATTTATGTTGCAGATATGGAATTGTTCACGTGATGAAGGTAACTGTATCTGTCAGATTTTCACATCACATTTTTGTGAATGGTTTTTCTATTCATTAACTTATGGAATTTGTTGGATATAAATTATTTCCTTCTCTTTTGATTTTCACCAAACCCTTATATCTTGTTCTGCGGCTGATATCCGTGTTCATGAGTTTTTTAAGACAGCATATTTCAAGTCAGGGATCCACCCTCTTCCAGGTGCTCAGATGACTCTTCAGAAGTTATCAAGATTTTGTAGCCTATCAGTTGTAACGTATGCCTTTGGTATTGACCTTTCTTCATATTGTAAAAGAATCTTGTCAGCATTGACTAACTGGAGGTATTATTGTATAATCAGATCACGACAAAATGCAATTAAGGACCACATAATTGAGTGGCTAGAGAAGAATTACCCAGGACTGTTTCATGATATTCACTTTGGTAACCACTTTGCTCTTGATGGTGTGTCAAGACCAAAGTCAGAAATTTGTAGGTAAGTCACTCGATACTCTTTAGATTCCTGGTGATAGATTCCTGGTGTACTGCCATTGACAGGTCTTTAAATGCCAAGGTTCTTATTGATGATAACCCACGGTATGCCATAGAGTGTGCTGATGTTGGAATTAGAGTCTTACTTTTTGATTATGAAAACTCATATCCTTGGTGCAAGAACGAGTCTGTTGATCAGCATCCACTGGTGACCAGAGTTAAGAACTGGGAAGAAGTGGAACGACAATTAATGTCACTGATAGCTTCTTAGTCGTTAAAACTTGTAACAAGGATTTGTGGAAAACCATCCTTTCTACATGAAGTTCTGCACTACATGTGTTTGAAATATCTAATATATATTCTTGAAGACTTGAGCTCACTTAAAGTGGCGATAAGGAGACCACTCAGAAATGGCTTGAGGCCAAAGAACTATAAATGACAGGACTATATTCTTTTTCCCATTTTGAGCAACATTAAGGAAGATTGGAATAGGAAGTTGTTCATTATGGTCGAAATTATGGTGATTTTACCATATGTAGGAGTGAAATCTGAATCATATTGGTTATGCCATCCTACATTCAATCTTAACCGTCAAATTGACAATAAGTAAACGTTGTCTAAAACATTGAATTAATACACTCATTTGTtgctatttataatatataaattaatggtgcttgttttttttataagaattcaTGTCTATTGTAATtactatttttaactaaaatattccAAATTAATTGTATGGACAAACaattagaaaaaagagaaaaatattaatgataatggtagttttgaaaaaaaatatataagatttaggacatattttgttatcaattaaattaattatttttcttattttggaaaaaaaatattaatgataatgattgaaattaaatttaaagatatatttgacttgctagttataaaaaatatagaaattaaaatttaaaatatgataagattgttagtttaaaataatgattgaaattaaatttaaaaatatatttgatttgctagttataaaaaatattgaaaccaaaatttaaaatataaaatatgataagattgttagtttaagataatgattaaaatcaaatttaaaaatatattaaatttgacagttataaaaaatattgaaaccaaaatttaagatttaaaatttatttattaatctgtatcttttaatttttttaaaattgtttttttagaatttttttattcatttaatttgtttacGAAATTTgataatcaaacaaatttgatatttaattgaatgatgtatttagatatttattataatgattaaaaattaaataaatatgatatttaattgaatgatgtatttagatgtttttttataacaattgataattaaataaatttgatattttttacatatgtaaatacttattaaagctatgatttttatttataatttatatatgtaattaaattaattattagataaaaaataatcatcacaaaatttattatgtaaatttgcatgtacattaaatataaattagaaattttagtattatatatagcgATACTATTTGTTTATAACATAAAGTGTCCATGAACTCAATTGATTTGAATGCTTTATTAATAATGCGGGAGGCACAAACGATCATATACTCATACAGATTGACAATTACTcatacttttctttcttcttgttgttgttctctCAATAATCATGTCTTTTTTATCCCAAAGTCATGTCTATGGGTAAATTCATATTATTTTGCACATCAATTCTGAAATCTCAATTTAAGATCAATTTATCTCCAAAAGAAAGTAAAGATTCATgatagagaaaataattatcaacttcaaccaaatttaattaaacatatttgaaagcattttggaaaataaaataagaaaatttaattttatgtaagcttatatatttttcattgttatgtttttaatgttattgtgcataattatttattattatgtaaaatgtatttttatggtTACATACTTATTTTCCATATTAtgtaattatcattatttttattaaatattatcatgTAATgaaatttttctcttattttaaataCGCCATACATTCATTGCTCAAGGACAGCCGAAGAAAATGTTCCAAGCATACTCCAAGCATACCATGTCTAGTTAAGGATCAAATCAGCTTATCTTCAAGCTCAAAAGGATGGATGAACACCTCTTGAACGGCATTGGCATCACGAGAATTAAAGATATGATGCACTGTGTCATGGCGCCAAACTTTTGAAACCGGGTAAAACAATTCACTCACTTTAAGGTCCTCCCAACCCTCTAAAGGTTGACTTAGAACATAGGGGTTCTCAAGGGGTTTATCAACCAAGGATCATTCCAAACAATGATAGAATTACCATTCCCCCCAAAAGTCATCTTGAACCATATTTAACCACTACCAATGAAACATAGATGTTGAACATTAGAACCAAAACTAGCTAGTAGAAAATCTAGTTTGGGATAATATTTagctttttgaaaacttttgataCTATAGCATCCTggtcaaataaaatttttcaaCATTATTTTCCTTCCATAAATTGAAGCCATAAACATGTCTAAAAAACATGCAATATAAAGGGATTGGTTGGGTAACAAATTTGATAATGACATCCTCAACAATTTGGAAAGATTCTTGTTGGACCATTGAGTAATTCTCTTCCACATTTTGTCACAaagatgattaaaaaaacacCTTTTTCCTACCTATCATAGAATACATTCCAAATATTTTCCAATTCCCAAGCATTCAAAAACACCAAGGAAACTTGAAATGTTGTCTAGGGCCAAGGATTATTCTTGGTAAGATTTCTGATTTTGTGAAGTTCATTGCAAAATTTTGGATTAGTATCATCACACAATCATCACTCATGCACATAGCTCAATAGGAGTTTAACATCTTCTAATATCGTCCCCCAAAGAAGAGGTTTCTCTAAATGCACTGAGAGAGTTTCCAAAACTGCCATCGATATAATAAAGTCAGGAAACTGGAGCTCATACTCCCCACCCTTGTTATACATTAGATAGTTAAACATGGCACGTTCATAGAAAACAAGATTTAAGATTTGCTCTTTATTTTCGTTATTTTTTACTTGACATTTAGGCCCtcttatcaataaataaaagctATTTCACTttgtttcattaaattttaaaaatttgattttaattttttaaaatttaaaattaataaaataccaacatttctttaaaaaaaatcaaaatgatagaatttaaaaagataaacaaatttcaaaaacataaaagaatacgacaaaactttcaaaatttaatatactaaTATAAAACATAATGAACAAAAGAGTAATATTAacctttttattcataaaaatcaaaaatagatattagaaaaaatacaataacatttttttatttacataaatctcctagttatttaatatttacaatttctaataattaaaattttttgtttacataattTTCTTACTTCAGGATTTGTTTAGAAGAGAGATAATGCTTTTAAGGATAGGAAcgaaattaatggtttattCATTGTTCATATTTGAACAATGCTTCTAAGTGttcaaataatttgaaattatcaGTTGGTCTCACAAGTCAGCATGGGATCCTTCACTAGTTAATTACATTGACCATCTTCACAAACTGAGGTTAAACCCACTGGATATTGATAATGATTACCATTCGAAAATAACACCTTAAATTAATCCAATCATTCCCAATACATTTGAGTTGACAGTCCTGCTGAATATTGTGATACcagttgaaaatttaaattagcttactttgtaattaaaagtgaaGACAATACCAAATTTCGTTTCACGATTATCAAACAGATAATTTGCTAAGCATTATTTGTtgtcaaaaaaacaagagaccAACAACAAACATTGCAAACACAGacacaaaaaagaataaatccAATGTATTGAACCAAACATTGCGTGTCAGATTACAATTTTCAGCACCTGTTGTATCAGCCAGGGAtaactgtaaaaaaaatatttatcatcatTCACGGCACTGTTCAGTTCAAACAGATGAACATTTAGGAGACACACCAGAATACCCAAAAGAATCGATTAAAAAAAGAGGGGAAAAAACAATATTGTAAATCAGTTTCGTAGCCTCAGACCGTCCTAGTTCAAAattttccacacaaaaatgcaaaattttgCATTTCAGCCAAATCCAATATTTGCATCATTGGCTAcagtattaataaataaataatgactaAGCAAATTGTAAGCTTGTAACAAACAACGAATAATATAATtgcaaaaagagataaaatggaGAACCTCGCAGAagcaataaaaatacaaatgaattagaaaaaaaagggagCTAACGAGAAATTGAGAATGTGAGTAAGCGGCATCAGATCTTCCTATTCAATGAAATGATATTCATTGCACTCAAATTAAAGATTGAGTTCTCAACAATTTCGAAAGATTCATCATTTGGCATCTTATGCTGAAAGCAtatagacaaaaaacaaaatgatttagcgaaaaccctaaaaatgaTTAGAAGGATAAGATGGGGGAAGGCGAGGGAGACACAAGTGTAAACTAGGGCTTCACAAGATCAGTGGGAAGAAGCTTCACTTTATAGTGCTCGATGATATGGAAACGAAATCGGATGGCTGCGATTATTTGGGCTTGTTTAATTGGACCAGTGGCCCAATCTACGTTTTTCTAAAAGAATTCGGGCTAAAGAGGCCACTTACACAAAACACTAACTAAAATATGGGAATTGCAATAAGCAATTCAGCAAGTGCGGGAAGCAATTGTCACAATCCTTTGACAAATTTTAGTTGGATAAGTGTTGAtccagaaaaaataaagaaagaaaaaatgttgtGAGGGTTTAGGCTAAAGTTTTCGGTGTACcaaagtttttttgtttttatttatttttttactgcaagtttatttgttttatacttttatcACGACTACTaacatgtttaattatttaattttttttataattataatattgatatgaaatatttatcagTTATACTGAGAATTAATTTCTactgaaaaatttaaataattatctttacaAAATTTTTTCTCCCaatcacattttatttattcacaAAGTTTGAACCAAATACTTTATTTGAAGAAACAAATCCATCCTTGGCGATTTAGTTTGAGCGTGTATGTTGagttgaagttgtttatttgttgtgtactgttgtcatttttttttttctttagcatcttccattttttttttggaagtgttgttggatatttttaatgaataatcCTTTgacagaaaatttaaaaaagcgACAATTATTTGCTCTCAACGTTTTGAAGTGCTGCACAAGCTAACCAAGCAAAATGTAACCCAATTTATGATAACACGAggagatataaaattaatttaatgataaaaaataaataaataaaagaataggtagtaagtttgaattattttaataagaaaaactaataaatttataattaatatttgttgatgAAAAAAAGATGATAGCCTATTTTACATATAGTGAGTAATAGCttgaagaggaaaaataaaaataaaataatagcaaGTTGAAATAACAGTTTGATAATGTACATATTGTTGTCTGCTAGTATGAACTTAACAATGTACCCGTTagcaatattttcaaaaaaaaaataaaacaaaaagaattgaTGATACTTTCGACACTTTGTAAGTTATCAAACCCAAGCAAACTAAATGCATAATAATCTCCTCAGTGACAtgtcaaatgaaacaattaattGCAGTAAGGTGGGAATATAAGCAAACTAGATAAATACTTTGATTAAGAGAGGAGGGTTCCATCAATGACCACtttcaaaatagaaaatgaaaaaaagatggACGTGCTTTCTAAATAGAGGAAAATAATTCATAAGTATGGCTCTAATCTTAAGCTTTATTCTATGTCACGGAAAACATCTCAACAACTTTTGACATGATGTATCTTAGACATACTACCTAAtacaactttatttttatttcaccaTGTTTTGGACCATTCAAAATAGCCAACTCAACCAACTCTTGAAGTCTGAACTACAATCTTATGATCAATTTCATGCAAGTGCCTCACTAATCAATCAATAATTGCATCAACCTTTATTTATTCTGTAAACAATTTAAgcgaaattataattaattacacttcttctctcttttttttttctgaaggtAATTAcactttcttctctttctatatGTTTGAACTATACAATTGTCACGtttagttttgaaaattatatgtttgaATTATACTAAGAAATAAAATGTGTTCCATTTTAGTCAATTCCAATATAAACACACACTTTAATGATGGtgaaaaaactataaattagcATCTTGTGTATACTCATTCTTTGCAGATTCTTGTTCCTGAATATTTTGTTACTGCTAACACATCGTTGACATTAAAATGAGATAACATACGACACTTATTAGTCTTGCACACGAGACAAACATAGGGAGTATTTtgtataaagattttttttattttatatgagaaTCATGAATTTATATGAATGACTAAATTTTTTCGTTAATCACaaatattttcacataaattttttggaaatcaaaaagtaacataatatttttaccatgatatttaattatttatcacattaaatgatttaataaaaacaatatttttagcataataaaacttattttttaattaagaaaagttAGACTCCTATCTCTCATGGCAATATTTTTGTGAGAAACATTGCCAAACATATTTCTGGAAATATTATTTCCTAGGAATATTATTTCTTACAaaacaaatcaaacataaaaaaaacaaacatttccAACTTAGtactaaaaataattgatattttaccatgtttattttctatgttaattgatttttttttaaaaaaatacttgatatTTTTACTCATTGCATAGTTCGAGTAAAAATAATTGACATTTTACTGTCTTGTAATATATCATACCTAGTCAACAATATGCCTTCGGTTCAATATACATGTTTACATGACCGCTAGTTTTGACCATAAAATGCAGTTTTAGTTGTTTTCaatagaattgatttttttggtaatatttttttatttctaaatttaattttacagtgaatgaaattgattgttggataagtatttttttttgttgttgttgggatAACTAATTATGAGTGCGAGATTcgaattttttatgttaaaatttattttaccaaaatttgaaacaaaCTAATTCGTTTTTttgttgctgataaaaaaaaactaattcgttttttatttttcggTTTTAAAAGGAGGGCCTAGCCCAAAGAAATCTGGATTAACTCTAGTTTTACGAATTTGGGACTGACATTACTATCCAGCAGGGGAACAGAGGAGAATCCAATAACCCATGGCGAATAATATTGGtttcacaaaattaatttagttaaaaatctgcgttaaataaagtaataacttttaaatttaaaattttcgaaacgaaaaataaagtttaaatacAAATcaccttattttaaaataatttccataaaaaaagaatacaaaCGTTCCCTCAAATTACTCATGTGACGTGTGGAAACGCGTTTGTTGAGTCTCCATCAAACCAAGATGTAAAGTTGTTAAAGTGTGTTGACTAATGGAGGAGTTTCCTAATACGTGTAGATTTTCAAATCAATtagataacaaataaataataaataataaataataaactataGTCTATACAACATCATCtagtaataaatattaaaaataaaaggaatagaacgtaatccaaaaataaagaaaaaaataaatatttattttagtcttgTAAAAAGTGAAAGTGTGATAAATTCATccttatgataaaaaatttaaatataattttcaaatatataaaaaatacaataaattaatcttatttttagatttatgaaattattttataaataaattgtaatatttaaagattaattttatattaaattatatttttataattaatttaatattaaattataaaattaagaaatcaatttatgattaaattattcatataactaatttattaattttttacgtattaaaaattaaatttgaattttcaattgTGAATGATGAATTTATATCCTCTCACATATTCACTGATCAAAatcagtatattttttaaaggaaaaagaaaaatatccgCGTCCGAACAAAGTTGACACGCGCAAGCCATTTATTTCACGACCAAAAGACGAAAAACAATTACAATTTACTTCAAACACGCACAACACAACCACATCATCGTCTTCATCGCTCTCCGACACTTGAACCTCTCATGTTGTTCCTCTAGAAACCTCTTCCGCTCCACCGTGGAATTTTCCTGCTTCTGTAgcacaaaacacacacacacacaaactctGCTTTAATATTATTCACGCCTGTCCTTGTCGTGGTGCTGGTTACAAGATAGGGTTTGCACTTTTTAATCAGAAACTAGCCATGACCAGGTACAGAAAACTACTGTGTTAGTTAAAAAACATTCATCGATTATTAGCAACTTTTTCAGTAGTAGTGTAGCCTTGTAGGTGAACTGTGTGTTAGGATTTTGAAGTTTGATTAATAGCCGT
This region of Glycine soja cultivar W05 chromosome 17, ASM419377v2, whole genome shotgun sequence genomic DNA includes:
- the LOC114393955 gene encoding uncharacterized protein LOC114393955 produces the protein MTLQKLSRFCSLSVVTSRQNAIKDHIIEWLEKNYPGLFHDIHFGNHFALDGVSRPKSEICRSLNAKVLIDDNPRYAIECADVGIRVLLFDYENSYPWCKNESVDQHPLVTRVKNWEEVERQLMSLIAS